One genomic segment of Danio aesculapii chromosome 15, fDanAes4.1, whole genome shotgun sequence includes these proteins:
- the seraf gene encoding von Willebrand factor D and EGF domain-containing protein has translation MAGLCCMSMQLLLLALAAVVGISLGGSDGPRGVALPFVFDPKATCDPHCKHAGICIRNNTCFCSRGYEGETCQFANCFPKCKNGGECLRPGKCRCPSGFGGKFCDRVVCDAGCWNGGECTAVNGKAKCICPSSWTGSRCQDAICPQGCKNGGICVAPGICSCPDGWIGGACHTAVCKKPCVNGGKCVSPNTCRCRAPFTGPQCEERRKLF, from the exons ATGGCAGGGCTTTGCTGTATGTCTATGCAGCTCTTGCTGTTGGCACTGGCCGCTGTGGTTGGCATCAGTCTGGGAGGGTCTGATGGGCCCCGTGGGGTGGCTCTTCCTTTTGTTTTTGACCCCAAAGCGACGTGCGACCCGCATTGCAAACATGCTGGGATTTGCATCCGAAACAACACCTGCTTCTGTTCCAGAGGATATGAGGGAGAAACCTGCCAATTTG CAAACTGTTTTCCGAAGTGCAAAAATGGTGGAGAGTGTCTTCGACCGGGAAAATGCAGATGCCCTTCAGGATTTGGAGGAAAATTCTGTGACAGAG tggTGTGTGACGCTGGCTGTTGGAATGGTGGTGAGTGTACTGCTGTGAATGGAAAAGCCAAATGCATCTGTCCATCCAGCTGGACCGGCTCCAGATGTCAAGATG CGATCTGTCCTCAGGGATGCAAGAACGGAGGCATCTGTGTGGCTCCTGGGATCTGCAGCTGTCCAGATGGGTGGATAGGTGGAGCCTGCCACACAG CTGTTTGTAAAAAGCCATGTGTGAATGGAGGGAAGTGTGTGTCTCCAAACACCTGTCGCTGTCGAGCTCCGTTCACCGGCCCGCAGTGTGAAGAGAGAAGGAAGCTCTTCTGA